The genomic DNA ACTACAACGAGCAGGACTTTATCAACGTTGGGACAGGCGAAGAAGTCTCTATTCGGGAACTGGCTTTGACAATTCAGGCGATCGTCGGCTACACAGGCGAACTGCACTTCGACTCCACCAAGCCAGACGGCACCCCCCGCAAACTCCTCGACACCACCCGCCTCCAGCAACTCGGATGGCAGCCCAAGACCTCGCTGAAGGAAGGCATTGAGCAGACCTATCAGTGGTTTCAGGAAAACTATGGAACGGTGAGAGGTCAGGGATAGAGTAGCTCCCCCTTATCCATCCACCCACAATCTTCCTCCCTCAATTCTCCCCTTCACTCCCACGGGCAATGCCGCATTCACGCCGTCATGTCCGAAGGGAAGCTCTGCCAGGATCGGAATACCCAGATCGCAGAGCCGATCGCGCAAAACCTCTCCTACGCTGAAACTGGGAACGTTGGGCGGCGGATCGCACTGGCTGAACCGTCCTATAGCAATGCCCTTCACAGAATTGAATGCGCCACTCATGCGCCACTGAGTCAGCATTCGATCGATTCGATAGGGGGCTTCGGTGACATCTTCAAAGGCGAGGATGACGTTGGCAAGATCGGGCTGGGCAGGCGTGTGCAGGAGATGGGTGGCAACGGTAAGATTAGCAGGCAGCAAAATTCCCTCGGCAGTGCCTTCGATCCAGGTTGTGCCCTGAAGCGGTGCGATCGATTGTCCTTCCACCCAGGCAAACAATCGTTGAATTGACCAATCTGGCTCGGCGGCGATCGTCGTCAGCAGCGGTGCATGAACCCCCGAAACTCCGTGACGGCAGAGGCTCCACAGCAGACTCGTAATATCCGAGAAGCCGATCAGCCACTTCGGGTCGTCCAGCGGATCGTCCAGCCACCCGCCCCAGCTCTCCAAAACCCGCGCCCCCCCATACCCGCCTCTGGCACAGAGAATCCCTCGACAGTCCGGGTCTTTYNAGCKSNTCCAATAATTGCGATCGTCGCTGATCATCCCGCCCCGCCAGATAGCCCCAGCGCTCGTCATACCCCGGACTCAGCTCCACCCGATACCCTCGCACCTGCCAGATCTCCACCCCCCGCCGAAAACTATCAAACTCCCGTAATGCCCCACTCGGCGCAACCACCCGCAGCAAATCACCAGGCTGTAAAGGAGCAGGCTTCCGACATTCCATAAAAATTCTCGTCCTTAAAAGTTCCGAACAACTGCGAATCCCCTCAATCACAAATATCTCAACAAATATCTGAGGAGATGCCAACCAATCCCATTACCAAACCAATCCATGCCTTACGCTGCGCTAACCCATCCTAAGCCCCACCACTCCCCTGCTCCCCTGCTCCCTACTCCCCATCTTCCTCATCCCCCACTCCCCACCACCCCTAAAAGCCACCCCTCCACCCGCTCTCCCATCGCCTGCATCGAATAATTCTGCTCAGCAGACAGACGGCAAATTTGGCGATCGATTTTATCAAGCTTCTGAATGGCATCAACCAAACCCGAAACGCTGTCCGGTTCCACTAACCATCCCGTCCGACCGTCCTGCACAATTTCAGCGGGACCCCCTCGACGATAGGCAATTACAGGCACACCGCAGGCTAAAGCCTCGATCGCCACGTTGCCAAACGCCTCGACCCATTTGGGTGTCATGAGTAGTCCCCGGCACTGCCCCAATGACCGCTGAAGCTGCTCTGTGCTCAGGAAGCCTTCGTAGCTGAAAACCGCGTTGGGATGACGTTCACAGATCGATCGCCAGTAGTCCTTGTCCGGCATTGCGCCCCATATTTTGAGAGGAAGACCCGTTTGCTGAGCCGCTTCGATCGCATCTTCAATGCCCTTTTCCGGCGCAATTCTGCCCACCCAGCCCAATGCTCTGTCTGCCTCTGCCCGGAACTGATATAGCGACAGGTCTAATCCGTTACCCAAGACCCGACACCGCTCCCCAAACGGAAATGTCTCCGCCTGTGCCTTGCTGTGAACCCCAATACTGGCGGGAAATTGCTCCAGCGTTTGCCCAATGATCTGATCCATTGCATCTGTCAACGATCCCATACTGACCAGATGGGCGATCGGGCGATCAAAAAATGGCGTGAGGTAGAAAGGCAGCCAATCGTAGGCAAAGTTGAGCAAAACATCATAGTTGTGCTGCTGCTGATATGCCGTCTGCCACAGATTACCCAGCACTGAATTGGGCGGCAGAACGATTGGGGCATCCCGTCCCTGGGTCTGGGCAGTAGGTTGCAGTTCGCCGGGAATTTGCACAATGTTCAGTCCGGAGGAAATGGATTCGGCAGGAGCCAGTACGGTAATCTCGTGTCCACGGGACTTGAGTGCCAGCCCAATATTCCGCAGGGTTAGCTCGACACCACCCCCTAAACCCGACCCCAGTGCGCCGACGGTTGTTGAAACAAACAAAATTCTCAAACGGTTTCCCCCTTTCATGTCCCGATTCACGCTCTAATTCACGTCCTGATTCACGCTCTAGTTCACGCAATCCTACGCACGACTGTAGCCCCGCGATCGCTCGCTTGTCGTAATCCCCGCATAGCTTCCCATCTGTCCCATCGCTAGAATACGATATGACTCTGTTGCTGAAGCACGATCGTAAGCAACAGAAGAGGAGAAGCAGCCGGAGAAAGAATTGGCTGAACTCTGAAAACCGAACTCTGAAAACCTTAGAGCAACAGGAAGAAAAGCCAATGTCTGCTGAAGTGAATCAATCTGCTGAAATCAATCAACCCATCGATCCGCAAACCCAGCCAGATGCGATGACGGTCGAAAACGCCGAAACCGATACCTTTACGCTTGATCCCGATCCCAACTTCAATCCGAATGAGCCTGCGGCTGTGAACGAACCTCAGCCCGAACTTCAGGTAGCAGTTCAGGAATTAACCCAGCGGCTTGATGCCCTCAAAACCCAGCTAGAGGATCGCAATCAGCAATATGCACGCCTCGCGGCTGACTTTGACAACTTCCGGAAGCGGACGCAGAAAGAAAAAGAAGACCTGGAGCAGACGATTAAATGCGCCACGATCAAGGAACTTCTGCCCGTAGTCGATAACTTTGAGCGTGCCCGGTCGCAGATCAAGCCCCAGACAGACGCGGAAATGACCATCCATAAGAGCTACCAGGGCGTTTACAAGGATCTGGTCGATCGCCTGAAGAAAGTTGGCGTTGCCGTCATGCGCGTCGAAAACGAAATATTTGACCCGAACCTGCACGAGGCGGTCATGCGGGAAACGACTGCTGAAGTGCCAGAAGGAACGATCGTGGAAGAACTGCGACGCGGCTATACGATCGGCGATCAGGTTTTGCGTCATGCCATGGTCAAGGTGGCGGCTGCACCCGATGGATCAGAAGGGGGATCTGCTGCGGAGTAAATCCTCAAGGTAATCCTTAAGGCAATACTGAGTGATTCATACTTGCTGATTCACCCGCCGATTCCCGATGAACGTCTTCATGAACCGTTGATTTATGAACGGAGCGTGAACTGCTAATCCGCCTCCGCCTGGATAAGCCCGACTCAAACTCCCATGATTTGAAGCAAGGCTCCTATTCAGCCGATAGCAGGAGGCTCAAACATTTTTGTGAAGACTGATCGTATTTCCTGAGAATTGCGGAATACTGGGCTGAAGATGGGAGCAAGCACGCTTGTATCCCACCGGATCGCTCTATTTCTACTTCACGCGCTCATTCACTTGCACCGTCAGTAAGTAGCCACGCATTATGGGAAAAGTTATCGGCATCGACCTGGGCACAACCAATAGCTGCATTGCAGTGCTGGAGGGCGGCAAACCCGTCGTCATTGCAAACTCTGAAGGTGGTAGGACAACTCCCAGTATCGTAGGCTTTGGCAAGTCGGGTGAGCGCCTAGTTGGGCAACTGGCAAAACGGCAGGCTGTCACCAACGCAGAGAATACGATCTTCAGCATCAAGCGGTTTATCGGTCGGCGGTGGAACGACACCGAAGAAGAGCGGCAGCGCGTTCCCTACACCTGCAATCGCGGTAAGGATGACATGGTAGACGTGCAGATTCGCGGGCACATTTTCACCCCGCAGGAAATCTCCGCCATGATCCTGCAAAAGCTGAAGCAAGATGCCGAGAGCTATTTGGGCGAAACCGTAACCCAGGCTGTCATCACGGTTCCCGCCTACTTTACCGACGCCCAGCGGCAGGCAACCAAGGACGCCGGGACGATCGCCGGACTGGAAGTGCTGCGGATCATCAACGAGCCTACAGCAGCAGCGCTATCCTACGGTCTGGATAAGCAGGATCAGGATCAGCGCATTCTGGTGTTTGACTTGGGGGGCGGGACGTTTGATGTCTCCATCCTTCAGCTCGGCGATGGTGTATTTGAAGTCAAAGCAACCTCCGGCAATAACCACTTGGGTGGCGATGATTTTGACAATGTGCTGGTGCGCTGGCTGATCGACAATTTCCGCGATCAGGAAGGGATTGACCTATCCCAGGACAAAATGGCACTTCAGCGGCTGCGTGAGGCGGCAGAGAAAGCCAAAACTGAGCTTTCTACCCGGCTGACGACCACAATTAACCTGCCCTTCATTACCGCAGATGCCACCGGACCCAAGCACCTGGAAACCGAACTGACCCGCGCTAAGTTCGAGGAACTGGTCGGACATCTGATCCAGATGACCATTAACCCAGTCATGCAGGCACTTAAGGACTGCGACCTTACCCCAGAGCAAATCGATCGCATTATTCTGGTCGGCGGCTCGACCCGCATTCCGGCAGTTCAGGAGGCAATTCGCCAGTGCTTCAACGGCAAAACCCCCGATCGATCGGTGAATCCAGATGAGGCGGTGGCGCTGGGAGCGGCGATTCAGGCAGGCGTGCTGGGCGGCGAAGTGAAGGATCTGCTGCTGCTGGACGTGACGCCCCTGTCGCTGGGCATTGAAACCCTCGGTGAGGTGTTCACCCGCATTATTGAACGCAATACGACCATTCCAACCAGCAAAACCCAGACCTTCTCGACGGCAACGGATGGGCAGACTTCGGTAGAGGTGCATGTCCTTCAAGGCGAGCGGGCAATGGCGAAGGATAACAAGAGCCTGGGCAGGTTCCAGCTTTCGGGCATTCCGCCTGCGCCCAGGGGCGTTCCCCAAATTGAGGTTTCATTTGAAATTGACGCAAACGGCATCCTTCAGGTTTCCGCCCGCGATAAGGGAACGGGACGTGCCCAGACGGTGAAGATTACTAACACAGGGGGTCTGAGCGACGCGGAAGTGGAACGGATGCGGCAGGAGGCAGTGGTGTTTGCCGAGGATGATGCCCTTCGTCAGCAGGTGGCTTCTCTGCGAAATCAGGCGGAGGGGCTGCTTCACAACTACGAGACCACCCTGCGGGACAACGGCGAATTTATTACCGAGACTCAAAGGCAGGCAGCTGCCAAGCAGGTTGCTGAACTTCGTGCTGTACTTGCCAATCGTCAGACGCCGCTAGAAACAATGCTGTCCTGCGTAAATGGGCTTCAGGCAACCCTGCTCTCGATCGGTCAATCGGTTTACGATCAGGCAGGAACGACGAGCGAACCCAGCTATACCGAAGATTTTGCTTACAGCAGTGCAGCGGTGCCCTGGGCGAACAGTCACGAAGAAGATGAAACCGAGATGATGGGCAGCTACGACGACGATTTTGTGAATGACGACACGATCGCCGCAGACTATGAGGCGGTTGATTAGCTCTGTGCTTGATTGCTCATGGGGGGAAGCACAGTCCCACCTGCCTTGTCTCCCAGCCGCATAGAAAAAGCTTTAGGATGGAAAGGAAGTCGCTGAGGAAACGCGAATCGGACGCGCCTAAGTGGATCGCATTCTTAAGTGGTTCGATTCTCAGGTATGATTACCCTGAATCCCTCTCGGTTTGAATTTCTCCTGTTGAATTTCTTCCAGAGAGCAGTCGTCAGCGATTTGTGAAATAGGGGTCGGGTGGGTTTCCCGTACATGGCATCTCCCCAGTATCCCCATTACAATCCAGAAAGGATTGCTATCGTCAGTTTCCATTCCTTTCCTACCCCTCTACAGCATTGCCCTATGGCGGATTACTACGACATCCTTGGTGTTTCTCGCAGCGCGGACAAGGAGGAAATTAAGCGTGCCTTTCGTCGGCTTGCCCGCAAGTACCATCCGGACGTTAACAAAGATCCCGGAGCCGAGGACAAGTTTAAGGAGATCAACCGCGCATACGAAGTTCTGTCCGAACCGGAAAAACGGGCGATGTACGATCGCTACGGTGAGGCAGGCGTAGGATCGGCGGCGGGCGCAGCGGGCTACCAGGATTTTGGTGACTTTGGCGGCTTCGCCGATATTTTTGAGAGTTTCTTTAACGGCTTTGCAGGCGGTGCAGCTGGGCAGCAGACTCGCAGACGCAGTGGTCCCGTGCGCGGCGAAGATTTGCGTCTGGATCTGCGGCTGGACTTCCGCGAAGCGGTCTTCGGCGGGGATAAGGAAATCCGGATTAACCACCTGGAATCCTGCGAAACCTGTAGCGGCACGGGTGCAAAACCCGGTACCCAGCCCCGGATGTGCTCGACCTGTAATGGGGCGGGTCAGGTGCGTCGGGCAACCCGGACGCCGTTCGGTAGCTTTACGCAGGTTTCCGTCTGTCCAACCTGTAATGGCAACGGTCAGGTCATCGAGGACAAGTGCGAGGTCTGCGGCGGCAACGGTCAGAAGCAGGAAGCGAAGAAGCTGAAGATTTCGATTCCGCCCGGTGTGGATAATGGGACGCGCCTCAGAGTGTCTGGCGAAGGGGATACGGGACAGCGGGGAGGTCCGGCTGGTGATCTGTATGTCTATCTGTTTGTGAATGAGGATGCCCACTTCCAGCGAGACGGAATTAATATTCTGTCGGAAGTGAAAGTAAGCTACTTGCAGGCGATCCTGGGCGACAAGATCGAAGTGGATACGGTGGACGGCAAAACGGAAGTGACGATCGCCCCCGGCACCCAGCCCAATACGGTTGTGACATTAGAGAAGCACGGTGTTCCCAGATTGGGGAATCCTGATAGTCGCGGCGATCATCTGCTGACGGTAAAGATTGATATTCCAACTCGCGTCACCCACGAGGAGCGGGAACTTCTGGAGAAACTGGTCAAAATTCGGGGCGATCGTCTGAGTAAGGGCGGCGGCATTGAGGGGTTTCTAGGAGGGCTGTTTCGCGGATGACAACCCATCTTCAGCCTGACGACCAGCTAGACCTGCGGGGCACGCCCTGTCCGCTGAATTTTGTACGCACAAAGCTGAGACTGGAGCGAATGACTCCTGGTGCGCTGCTGGAGGTCTGGCTTGATCCCGGTGAGCCGATCGAGCAGGTGCCGGACAGCCTCCGCATGGAAGGATACGGCATTGAGCAAATCGAAGACCGCAGCGAATTTTTTGCCTTGAAGGTGCGTCGTCCAGCGGCAACTCCGTCGGAATGATTCATTCGTGTAGCGACCATGAGTGCTGAGATTAATCAGCCATTTTCTGAGTCAGAAGCCTCTCCTTCTGAGTCGTTTGCCCTGACTGGAACTGTTCTAGCGGTGCAGGCAAATTTTTACTTTGTCCAGCTTGATTCCTCTTTTAATCCTTCGTCGGACGGCTCTGAACTGCCCCTCGATCAGCTTCTCTGTACCCGCCGGACTCGTCTGAAGAAAATTGGGCAGCAGGTAATGGTGGGCGATCGCGTTCGCATTGAGGAACCGGACTGGGAAGGCAAGCGAGGCGCAATCTCAGAAGTCTTTTCCCGACAAACCGAGCTAGACCGTCCGCCGATCGCCAACGCAGACCAAATTCTGCTGGTGTTTGCCATTGCCGAGCCGACCCTCGATCCGGTGCAGCTCAGTCGCTTTCTCGTTAAGGCAGAATCGACGGGCTTGGGCGTTTGTCTCTGTCTCAACAAAAAAGATTTGGTCACGCCGGAGGAACAGCAAGAATGGGGCGATCGGCTTCGCTCCTGGGGCTACGATCCGGTGATGATTAGCGTGCGGGGCGATCTGGGTTTACAGGATTTAGCGGCACGGCTGGGCGATCGAATGAGCGTGGTTTCGGGTCCGTCGGGCGTGGGTAAATCGAGCTTGATTAATGCCCTGATTCCGGCGATCGATCTGCGGGTCGGTCGAGTGTCTGGCAAACTGGGGCGCGGCAGGCATACTACTCGCCATGTGGAACTGTTTCAGCTTCCGTCTGGAGGACTACTGGCGGATACACCCGGATTCAACCAGCCCGATCTGGACTGTCTGCCGAACGAACTGGCTCAGCTTTTCCCGGAATGCCGTCAGCGGCTCAGCGAAGCCAGGTGTCAGTTTAGCGATTGCCTGCACCGGGACGAACCGAACTGCGCGGTGCGGGGTGACTGGGAACGCTACGACCTGTATCTTATGTTCCTGGACGAAGTGATTGCTCGTCAGGAGGCGATCGATCGAACGGGCGACCCGGAATCCACTACGAAGGTCAAAACGGGGAGCGATGGACAGATCGAAGTGGAGCCAAAGCTTCAGACGAAGAAATATCGCCGTCCGTCCCGCCGTACCGAGAAACAGCTCTTGCGCGGCATTGTCCAGGATGTTGAGACGTTGATGGATGATGGGGATTCAGAGGAGGGGTAGGCGATTCGGTTATGTGCCCCTGCCCGCAATTGGAACTTTGGGGCAACAGCGATAGAATGAGGGAAGAAGGCTAAAAAATAACAGACTTTAACAGCAAGGGAGTCTCAGACCCATGACACAAGCGGCACCTCAACAGCGGGGCATTTTGATGAGCGAGTCAGCCCTCCGTCATGTGATGGCATTACGAGACAAGCAGGGGAAAGACCTGTGCCTGCGAGTTGGCGTACGGCAGGGCGGCTGTTCGGGAATGTCCTACACGATGGACTTTGAAGACATCAACAACGTCCGCGAGAACGACGAAGTGTACGACTACGACGGCTTTAAGGTGGTCTGCGACCCGAAGAGTATGCTGTACCTCTACGGCTTAATGCTGGACTACAGCGATGCCCTAATCGGGGGCGGCTTCCAGTTCACCAACCCTAACGCCAACCAGACCTGCGGCTGCGGAAAATCCTTCTCGTAGTTCGTGATGGGTGGGTCGATCGTCTCACAGTTTTCTAAATTTTGCTTTTAATCCTCGCCCTTCTCTTGCAGGTTCGCCTCTGGGAGAAGGTTTTTTAGTGGGAATAGCTCCTTCACCCTCTCAGCACACCATTTGCTCAAAATGCAGCGAGTCACCGTTGCCCGGTTTCGTTCCCGTCAGGAGGCAGAAGCATATTTGAAAGTCTTGCGATCGCTCACACCCAATTTCAGCCACAGCATTGTATTTGATATCAGCAGCGACCCTGCGATCGAGCAAAAGAATCTAAGACAGTCAGTGCTTTAAACTAGAGAGGCGATTGCTGAAGGGGAAACAACTATGGAATCGGCAGTCTATCACGTCAGCGCTTTCTGGGATGAAGAGGCAGAAGTTTGGGTCGCAACAAGCGAAGATGTTCCGGGTTTGGTAACGGAAGCAGACACGATCGAAGAATTGAGCCAAAAACTACGAGACCTGGTTCCTGAACTGCTGCTCAGCAATCACGTTATTTCTGCTAACTATTCAGGAGCGATCGCTATCCAGCTAACCTGCCAACGACAGGAATTGATCAGGGTTGCATCGTAGATGGTGAAGTCTCTCACGCCTGCACTTAAAAAAATCTTGTCGGAGGCGGGATGCTCGTTTGAGCGTCAGGGCAAAGGCGATCATGAAATCTGGTACAGCCCGATTAGCGATCGTCGTTTCCCGGTAGACAATGCCATCAAGTCTCGCCACACGGCAAACGCAGTTCTCAAGCAGGCAGGACTACCAAAGGCTTTCTAGCTATGCTTCACAGCGCAAAGGCATCGTAGAGACAGTTTGGGCAGCAGACGTAGTGCCCCTGCCAACGGATGGGTCCTTCGCCGCATTCGGGACAGTAGAACGTCAGGGTACTCAGTGCGGCTCGTGTTTCCTGCGTCTGGGATTTCCTGCGCTTGCGTTTGGGCTTCAGTTCAGTGACGTTAGTGGGTTTGAGGTAAGTGTCGCGATCGCCCCGGTCTGCCATTTGTTGCGCTTCGGGTTCTGTCCAGCGGCGATCGGGTTTGAGGGTGGGGATTTGGCGGAAGGCGTTCATGATGGCACTGTCTCCCGTGTATTCGGCGATGAGGCTGGCGATCGTTTTGCAGCAGCTTGCGGGTGCTTTAACCACCTGACGTTCGCTGAAGCGGATCACAATCCAGCCCCAGTTCAGAAACGCCTGATTGCGAATGGCATCTTTAGGGCAGCCGAAATAGTGGATGGGCAGGAGGTCGCGGCTGTAAGGTTCATCGACTTCAATATCAATATGTAAACCAGAGGCGGGATCAAGATAGGCAAAGTCGGGGACGTAGGGCTGGTCGTAGCCATCCTTTCGCATCAGGACGCCCGTGTGAATTTTGCCGGGGAAATATTGCCAGAGGTCGCGTTCAAACTGGGATTCCGATCGTCCTTTGGGCGGCTTGTGGTGATAACCCATCGGTGGGACGGGTAGGCGATCGGTTGAATCAGGAAATTTATCTGCTTTAAGGGAGGCAGAAATCAGAACAGTGGGTAATCGCTCCATTCTTTATATTTTGACAAAGATGCCCAAAATCTGTCTGAGAGACGATTTTGCTTGCCTCAAGAAAAACCGATGTTCAGGTGAGGTAAAGACTTATGAACAAAAGTACATATTCTTTAGTAGAATAGCGACATACAAAGGTAAGTATTTTTGCTCATTGCCATGATAGCCGATCAATTTCCCTGGCTAACTGCGATCGTCCTGCTCCCACTCGTTGCTTCCTTTCTGATCCCCGTCCTGCCGGATAAAGACGGCAAACTGGTGCGGTGGTATGCCCTGGGCGTAGGTCTCGCAGATTTTGCTCTCATGTGTTACGCCTTCTGGAAGCATTACGATCCGAGCAGTGCAACGTTTCAACTCGCAGAAAGTTACGCCTGGGTTCCCCAGTTAGGTCTGAACTGGGCACTGTCGGTTGACGGAATTTCCGCGCCGCTTGTGCTTCTGGCGGGTTTTGTGACGACCCTTTCTATCTTTGCCGCCTGGCAGGTCGATCGCAAGCCCAAGCTGTTCTACTTCCTCCTCCTGGTGCTGTACGCAGCGCAGATCGGAGTTTTCGTCGCTCAAGATATCATCCTACTGTTCATCATGTGGGAGATTGAGCTGGTTCCGGTCTATTTGCTGGTGTCTATCTGGGGCGGACAGCGCCGACGCTATGCGGCAACAAAGTTCCTGCTGTACACGGCTGCGGCTTCGATCTTCATTCTGGTCGCAGGGCTGGCAATGGGTCTGTATGGCGGAGAATCCCTCACCTTCGATATGGCGGAACTGGCTCAACGGCAGTATCCCCTCACGCTTCAACTCTTGCTCTATGCGGGTCTGCTGGTTGCCTTTGGCGTGAAGCTGGCAATCTTCCCCCTCCACACCTGGCTACCCGATGCCCACGGTGAAGCTTCTGCTCCCGTCTCGATGATTCTGGCGGGGGTGCTGCTGAAGATGGGCGGCTACGGTCTGATTCGTCTGAACATGGGACTGCTGCCGGACGCGCACGTTTACTTCGCTCCGATTCTGGCAATCCTGGGCGTGGTGAACATCATCTACGGCGCGTTCAACTCCTTTGCCCAAACGAACATGAAGCGTCGTCTGGCGTACTCCTCGATTTCCCACATGGGGTTCGTGCTGCTGGGCATTGCTTCCTTCACGGACATTGGGATTAGCGGCGCGATGCTGCAAATGCTGTCCCACGGTCTGATTGCGGCGGCTCTGTTCTTCCTGGCGGGTGTCACCTACGATCGCACTCACACGATGGCGATGGATCAGATGGGCGGTATTGGTAAGGCGATGCCCAGAGTATTTGCCCTGTTCACGGCGGGTTCGATGGCATCTCTGGCGCTTCCCGGCATGAGCGGCTTCGTCAGCGAGATCTCGGTCTTCGTGGGCGTGGCAACGACGGATGTGTATGGCTCTGCCTTCCGCACGGTGACGATCTTCCTGGCGGCAGTGGGTCTGATTCTGACTCCGATTTATCTGCTGTCGATGCTGCGTCAGGTGTTCTACGGTGTGACGGTTCCCCCCTCCTGCGATATTGGCGGTGCAGGTGCTGCGGATGCGGGCGCTCAAGAGGTAGTCTGCTTCGGAACGAACTGTGTTCTGCCCTCTGATGCGGTCTTCAGCGATGCGAAACCCCGTGAAGTATTCATTGCGGTCTGCTTCCTGGTGCTGGTGATTGGCATCGGCTTCTATCCCAAGCTTGCGACCAACCTGTACGACGCGACGACGGTTGCCGTAAATGCGGAAATGAAGCAGTCCTACACGCAGATTGCTCAGGAAAATCCGCAAATCTACGCCAGGAACCTGCTGCCGGGATTTGGCAAAGCTGAAACTGCTCCGGTTGTAGGCGTTATCGAATAGCGGGTTTACATAGATATCTGGCATCGGTACTCAATCTCTAGTTTCACGTTACCGATACAGTGGTTAACCATCCGAAGGGCGATCGATCTCGCCCTTTTTTCTTTTTAAATAAACTTGATGGGTTTATAGTGGGACTCATTCATGTAGGCGATTAAGCGATGTCTGAGCGGCAGTTTCTACAGCTCGACGGCTTTACGAAAGCAGAGCGAATTACGATGACCGATCGGGTCAGCCAGGCAATTAATCAGGCAGGAGCCTGGATCACTGACTTTCACCAATACTCGAACGTCCTGATTTGCATTAACTTTGAGGTGTCGATCGCCGATGTCGGCAAGCTGTCTGAGTCTTTGCAGGAAACGGGACTGCATTTGAGTCAGGAAAGTCTGGAGCAGCTAATGGCTTTTAGCGAATCAACGTTGAAACAAAAAGAACTCCCCGGAACGCTGCAAATTACATTCATCCACAACGAACCTGATATGCTGCGGGATATACCCGCTGTTCCGGGGTAAATGGGTAGCGATAATACTTGGGGAATTGGAAGCCTGGTTAGACCAAAATTCTCCTCTGCTCCCTGCTCCCCTGCTCACACAGACAGCCTCAACTGCGACCCCTGCTCCGTCTTATACACCTCAATCCGCGTCTGAAACGCCTCTTTCAAGTGGGGAATGTGGGTAACGGTGAGAATACAGGCAAAATCAGGGGCGATCGCATTAATGGCGGCAATGAGTCGATCGCATCCAGCATCGTCTTGAGTTCCGAATCCTTCGTCAATGATAAGGAGCTGGAGGGCAGTGCCCGATCGCTGGGCGAGGAGTCTGGCGAGGGCTAGGCGAATAGCAAAGTTGACGCGGAAAGCCTCACCACCGGAATAGGTTTCGTAGGGGCGAGTACCTTGCGTGTCGCTGATCAGAATATCCAGAGTATCAATTAACTT from Leptolyngbya ohadii IS1 includes the following:
- the dnaJ gene encoding molecular chaperone DnaJ, which encodes MADYYDILGVSRSADKEEIKRAFRRLARKYHPDVNKDPGAEDKFKEINRAYEVLSEPEKRAMYDRYGEAGVGSAAGAAGYQDFGDFGGFADIFESFFNGFAGGAAGQQTRRRSGPVRGEDLRLDLRLDFREAVFGGDKEIRINHLESCETCSGTGAKPGTQPRMCSTCNGAGQVRRATRTPFGSFTQVSVCPTCNGNGQVIEDKCEVCGGNGQKQEAKKLKISIPPGVDNGTRLRVSGEGDTGQRGGPAGDLYVYLFVNEDAHFQRDGINILSEVKVSYLQAILGDKIEVDTVDGKTEVTIAPGTQPNTVVTLEKHGVPRLGNPDSRGDHLLTVKIDIPTRVTHEERELLEKLVKIRGDRLSKGGGIEGFLGGLFRG
- a CDS encoding S66 peptidase family protein, translating into MTSAGAIWRGGMISDDRNYWXXXKDPDCRGILCARGGYGGARVLESWGGWLDDPLDDPKWLIGFSDITSLLWSLCRHGVSGVHAPLLTTIAAEPDWSIQRLFAWVEGQSIAPLQGTTWIEGTAEGILLPANLTVATHLLHTPAQPDLANVILAFEDVTEAPYRIDRMLTQWRMSGAFNSVKGIAIGRFSQCDPPPNVPSFSVGEVLRDRLCDLGIPILAELPFGHDGVNAALPVGVKGRIEGGRLWVDG
- the dnaK gene encoding molecular chaperone DnaK, with translation MGKVIGIDLGTTNSCIAVLEGGKPVVIANSEGGRTTPSIVGFGKSGERLVGQLAKRQAVTNAENTIFSIKRFIGRRWNDTEEERQRVPYTCNRGKDDMVDVQIRGHIFTPQEISAMILQKLKQDAESYLGETVTQAVITVPAYFTDAQRQATKDAGTIAGLEVLRIINEPTAAALSYGLDKQDQDQRILVFDLGGGTFDVSILQLGDGVFEVKATSGNNHLGGDDFDNVLVRWLIDNFRDQEGIDLSQDKMALQRLREAAEKAKTELSTRLTTTINLPFITADATGPKHLETELTRAKFEELVGHLIQMTINPVMQALKDCDLTPEQIDRIILVGGSTRIPAVQEAIRQCFNGKTPDRSVNPDEAVALGAAIQAGVLGGEVKDLLLLDVTPLSLGIETLGEVFTRIIERNTTIPTSKTQTFSTATDGQTSVEVHVLQGERAMAKDNKSLGRFQLSGIPPAPRGVPQIEVSFEIDANGILQVSARDKGTGRAQTVKITNTGGLSDAEVERMRQEAVVFAEDDALRQQVASLRNQAEGLLHNYETTLRDNGEFITETQRQAAAKQVAELRAVLANRQTPLETMLSCVNGLQATLLSIGQSVYDQAGTTSEPSYTEDFAYSSAAVPWANSHEEDETEMMGSYDDDFVNDDTIAADYEAVD
- a CDS encoding sulfurtransferase TusA family protein, yielding MTTHLQPDDQLDLRGTPCPLNFVRTKLRLERMTPGALLEVWLDPGEPIEQVPDSLRMEGYGIEQIEDRSEFFALKVRRPAATPSE
- a CDS encoding glycosyltransferase family 4 protein, with product MKGGNRLRILFVSTTVGALGSGLGGGVELTLRNIGLALKSRGHEITVLAPAESISSGLNIVQIPGELQPTAQTQGRDAPIVLPPNSVLGNLWQTAYQQQHNYDVLLNFAYDWLPFYLTPFFDRPIAHLVSMGSLTDAMDQIIGQTLEQFPASIGVHSKAQAETFPFGERCRVLGNGLDLSLYQFRAEADRALGWVGRIAPEKGIEDAIEAAQQTGLPLKIWGAMPDKDYWRSICERHPNAVFSYEGFLSTEQLQRSLGQCRGLLMTPKWVEAFGNVAIEALACGVPVIAYRRGGPAEIVQDGRTGWLVEPDSVSGLVDAIQKLDKIDRQICRLSAEQNYSMQAMGERVEGWLLGVVGSGG
- the grpE gene encoding nucleotide exchange factor GrpE, whose protein sequence is MTLLLKHDRKQQKRRSSRRKNWLNSENRTLKTLEQQEEKPMSAEVNQSAEINQPIDPQTQPDAMTVENAETDTFTLDPDPNFNPNEPAAVNEPQPELQVAVQELTQRLDALKTQLEDRNQQYARLAADFDNFRKRTQKEKEDLEQTIKCATIKELLPVVDNFERARSQIKPQTDAEMTIHKSYQGVYKDLVDRLKKVGVAVMRVENEIFDPNLHEAVMRETTAEVPEGTIVEELRRGYTIGDQVLRHAMVKVAAAPDGSEGGSAAE